In one window of Hymenobacter nivis DNA:
- a CDS encoding cell division protein FtsX — protein sequence MPPVQKKKLGSYPTFLVVFSITLALVVVGLFGLLLLHAHKLSEAVRENLEVQVYLERNLPETELLRLQQDLGRQPGVAEQGGRPAIRFISKEDGARQLLQSTGEDFRQFLDDNPLRDAYALKIRPEYTDTLHLGQLQRGLRAQRGVFEVQYPRDLFASINANLTQISLVLLGFAAVLVGAVVVLINNTIKLAIFSQRFLIRSMQLVGATRFFIRGPFLRRATWQGFASGGLAALALVALLQYAYLEVVPLRQLRDDVLIGALLLAVVGLGVVIGFFSAYWAVNKYLKGSLDDLY from the coding sequence ATGCCCCCCGTTCAGAAGAAAAAACTCGGCTCCTACCCCACGTTTCTGGTGGTGTTCAGCATCACGCTGGCCCTGGTGGTGGTGGGCCTGTTTGGCCTGCTGCTGCTGCACGCCCATAAGCTGAGCGAGGCCGTGCGCGAAAACCTGGAAGTACAGGTGTACCTGGAGCGCAACCTGCCCGAAACCGAGCTACTGCGCTTGCAGCAGGACCTGGGCCGCCAGCCCGGCGTGGCAGAGCAGGGTGGCCGCCCCGCCATCCGCTTCATCAGCAAGGAGGATGGGGCCCGGCAGCTGCTGCAAAGCACCGGCGAAGACTTCCGCCAGTTCCTCGACGATAACCCGCTGCGCGATGCTTATGCCCTCAAAATCAGGCCCGAATATACCGATACGCTGCACCTGGGGCAGCTCCAGCGCGGCCTGCGGGCCCAGCGCGGCGTGTTCGAGGTGCAGTACCCGCGCGACTTGTTCGCCAGCATCAACGCCAACCTCACGCAAATCAGCCTCGTGCTGCTGGGCTTCGCGGCGGTGCTGGTGGGAGCCGTGGTGGTGTTGATTAATAACACTATTAAGCTGGCCATTTTTTCGCAGCGCTTTCTCATCCGCTCTATGCAACTGGTGGGCGCCACGCGGTTCTTTATCCGGGGCCCCTTCCTGCGGCGCGCCACCTGGCAGGGCTTTGCCAGCGGCGGGCTGGCGGCGCTGGCGCTGGTGGCGCTGCTGCAATACGCCTACCTCGAAGTGGTGCCGCTGCGCCAGCTGCGCGACGACGTGCTCATCGGGGCCCTACTGCTGGCCGTGGTGGGCCTGGGCGTGGTCATCGGCTTTTTCAGCGCCTACTGGGCCGTTAATAAATACCTCAAAGGGTCGCTCGACGACCTGTACTAA
- a CDS encoding CoA transferase subunit A yields the protein MINKVVEGPQAALQGLADGMTLMLGGFGLCGIPENSIQEILRLGVKDLTCISNNAGVDDFGIGRLLQTRQVRKMIASYVGENAEFERQLLSGELEVDLVPQGTLAERIRAGGAGIPAFYTPAGYGTEVGEGKESREFGSKMYLLETGLTADFAFVKAWKGDTAGNLIYKGTARNFNPMMATAGKITVAEVEELVPAGALDPNQIHTPGIFVQRIFEGQHYEKRIEQRTVRAVG from the coding sequence ATGATTAATAAAGTAGTTGAGGGCCCCCAGGCCGCCCTTCAGGGCCTGGCCGACGGCATGACCCTGATGCTGGGCGGCTTCGGCCTGTGCGGCATCCCCGAAAATTCCATCCAGGAAATTTTACGCCTGGGCGTGAAGGACTTAACCTGCATCAGCAACAACGCTGGGGTGGACGACTTCGGCATTGGGCGGCTGCTGCAAACGCGGCAGGTGCGCAAGATGATTGCCAGCTACGTGGGCGAGAACGCCGAATTTGAGCGCCAGCTGCTGAGCGGCGAGCTGGAAGTGGACCTGGTGCCGCAGGGCACGCTGGCCGAGCGCATCCGCGCCGGCGGGGCGGGCATCCCGGCCTTCTACACGCCGGCCGGCTACGGCACGGAGGTAGGCGAAGGCAAGGAAAGCCGGGAGTTCGGCAGCAAAATGTACCTGCTCGAAACTGGCCTGACGGCCGATTTTGCCTTCGTGAAAGCCTGGAAGGGCGACACCGCCGGCAACCTCATCTACAAAGGCACGGCCCGCAACTTCAACCCGATGATGGCCACGGCCGGCAAAATCACGGTGGCCGAAGTGGAAGAGCTGGTGCCCGCCGGGGCCCTCGACCCCAATCAAATCCACACGCCGGGCATCTTTGTGCAGCGCATTTTTGAGGGCCAGCACTACGAGAAGCGCATCGAGCAGCGCACCGTGCGGGCGGTGGGGTAA
- a CDS encoding DUF3098 domain-containing protein, producing the protein MQRFAFGPRNYRLMGIGLVILAVGFVTMMFGDKNNYGEDFVGITLGPLLLIAGFLVEFAAILVRDDSAVVSRGDAPPAPTAFTLTPTAPAGAPAAPAPSPAPAAKPTYKRL; encoded by the coding sequence ATGCAACGATTTGCTTTCGGCCCCCGCAACTACCGCCTCATGGGCATCGGCTTGGTGATCCTCGCCGTGGGCTTCGTCACGATGATGTTTGGCGACAAGAACAACTATGGCGAAGACTTCGTGGGCATCACCCTGGGGCCCCTGCTGCTCATCGCCGGCTTCTTGGTGGAATTTGCCGCCATTCTGGTGCGCGACGACTCGGCCGTGGTGAGCCGCGGCGACGCGCCGCCCGCGCCCACCGCCTTCACCCTTACCCCCACCGCTCCGGCGGGGGCCCCGGCAGCGCCCGCTCCTAGTCCCGCGCCGGCCGCCAAGCCCACCTACAAGCGCCTCTAA
- a CDS encoding bifunctional riboflavin kinase/FAD synthetase → MLVIRDPADFPRLQNAVVTSGTFDGVHRGHQRILARLREAADAAGGPAVVITYWPHPRLVLGPPPSHPELLELQLLNTLDERIARLAAFGVDYLLIVPFTREFAQWTSEEYIQRLLLDTVGARHLVIGYDHRFGKNREGGFDYLSQHAARYGFDVEEIPRADIDAVGVSSTRIRAALRGHDVATATRYLGYEYPVTGRVVTGQQLGRTIGYPTANLHVAEPLKLVPAQGIYAVWATTAAGTRHRGMLSIGVRPTVGAGLAQTIEVNLLDFSGDLYGQLLTLEFVAWLRGEEKYNGLDALKAQLALDAEATRAALA, encoded by the coding sequence ATGCTCGTTATCCGCGACCCCGCCGACTTTCCCCGCTTGCAAAATGCCGTCGTCACAAGCGGCACCTTCGACGGGGTGCACCGCGGGCACCAGCGCATTCTGGCGCGGCTGCGCGAGGCGGCCGATGCGGCCGGTGGGCCGGCGGTGGTCATCACCTACTGGCCCCACCCGCGCCTGGTGCTGGGGCCCCCACCCTCGCACCCCGAGCTACTGGAGTTGCAGCTGCTCAACACCTTAGACGAGCGCATTGCCCGGCTGGCGGCGTTCGGCGTCGACTACCTGCTGATTGTGCCCTTCACCCGCGAATTTGCGCAGTGGACGTCAGAAGAGTACATCCAGCGCCTGCTGCTGGACACCGTGGGGGCCCGGCACCTGGTGATTGGCTACGACCACCGCTTCGGCAAAAACCGCGAGGGCGGCTTCGACTACCTCAGCCAGCACGCGGCCCGCTACGGCTTCGACGTGGAGGAAATTCCGCGGGCCGACATCGACGCGGTGGGCGTGAGCAGCACCCGCATCCGGGCGGCGCTGCGCGGGCACGACGTGGCCACCGCCACCCGCTACCTGGGCTACGAATACCCCGTAACCGGCCGCGTGGTAACGGGCCAGCAGCTGGGCCGCACCATCGGCTACCCTACTGCTAACCTGCACGTTGCGGAACCTTTGAAGCTGGTACCGGCCCAGGGCATTTATGCGGTGTGGGCCACCACGGCGGCCGGCACCCGGCACCGGGGCATGCTCAGCATCGGGGTGCGGCCCACCGTCGGGGCGGGGCTGGCCCAAACCATTGAGGTGAATTTGCTTGATTTCAGCGGCGACCTGTACGGGCAATTACTGACGCTGGAATTCGTTGCCTGGCTGCGCGGCGAGGAGAAATACAACGGCCTCGACGCCCTCAAGGCCCAGCTCGCGCTGGACGCCGAGGCTACCCGGGCGGCCCTGGCATAG
- a CDS encoding undecaprenyl-diphosphate phosphatase: MTYWHALLLAIVEGITEFLPVSSTGHMIIASALLGIQMTPFTKLYLVVIQLGAILSVLVVYWKRFFQSFDFYFKLLVAFLPIVVVGLLLKKHIDALLESVTTVGAMLLLGGVVLLFVDKWFPQEDSQKGGHPVTNPSWKEAFVIGLFQCLAVVPGVSRSAATIIGGLTQKLTRRAAAEFAFFLAMPTMAAAAAKDLYDFYKEAKTHGVSLSHLFSGQEIKLLVLGNVVAFVVALLAIRLFVGFVAKYGFRAFGIYRIIVGGLLLLLISLGVNLQLV; the protein is encoded by the coding sequence ATGACTTACTGGCACGCCCTGCTCCTCGCCATTGTGGAGGGCATCACCGAGTTTTTGCCCGTGTCGAGCACCGGGCACATGATCATCGCCTCGGCCCTGCTGGGCATCCAGATGACGCCGTTTACCAAGCTCTACCTGGTGGTCATTCAGTTGGGGGCCATCCTGTCGGTGCTGGTGGTGTACTGGAAGCGGTTTTTCCAGAGCTTCGACTTCTACTTCAAGCTGTTGGTGGCCTTTTTGCCCATCGTGGTGGTGGGGCTGCTGCTGAAAAAGCACATCGACGCGCTGCTCGAATCCGTGACGACTGTGGGGGCCATGCTGCTGCTCGGCGGCGTAGTGCTGCTGTTCGTGGACAAGTGGTTTCCGCAGGAAGACTCGCAGAAGGGCGGCCACCCCGTCACCAACCCGAGCTGGAAGGAAGCCTTTGTTATTGGCCTGTTTCAGTGCCTGGCCGTAGTGCCGGGCGTGAGCCGCTCGGCGGCCACCATCATCGGGGGCCTCACGCAGAAGCTGACGCGCCGTGCGGCGGCCGAGTTTGCGTTTTTCCTGGCCATGCCCACCATGGCGGCGGCGGCGGCGAAGGATTTATACGATTTTTATAAGGAAGCCAAAACGCACGGCGTCAGCCTCAGCCACCTCTTTTCGGGTCAGGAAATCAAGCTGTTGGTACTGGGCAACGTGGTGGCCTTCGTGGTGGCGCTGCTGGCCATCCGGCTGTTCGTGGGCTTCGTGGCGAAGTACGGCTTCCGCGCTTTTGGCATCTACCGCATCATCGTGGGCGGACTGCTGCTGCTGCTCATTAGCCTGGGCGTGAACCTGCAACTGGTATAA
- a CDS encoding translocation/assembly module TamB domain-containing protein gives MKLLLGLVGLAVLLLLGALLALRVPSVQTRVAHRITTILSEKLGQRVEIGRVDIRPFSRVVLEGVRVLDRRGSELFSIGEADADIALFSVFDPRHLHVGQLILNEPRFALRNLPGQPDTTTLSQFLSAVRRLTGPGDSTKSAPFDFRIATIGLRNGQFILDKADEPRQPHYGRSVDYAHMQVDSIYADISQLRLGDTLALQIRGLRAVETPSQTHLRELTALMHYGPHFWQFDGLRLAVGRSQLSDYLRFDYRVFGNFADFNDSMKVTTRLHRAQVFSSDIAKFAPALATLNESVILSGDATGYVRDFKIANLDVRYGRGTHLVARRAAATNLPRYKESFLDLRLLPSQVLTSDLAHWLPKDANTLVQRLGRVQLNGQFLGFYNDFVADASFNTALGQVATDLNLKTKTDFSHAAYSGHVRSTDFQLGKFIGNQDVIRDVTVDGQVSGVGFVPPIARGHAQATVARVWLNGYRYRNLTLNGNFQDRAFAGHISADDPNLRLTADGRIDLDRAHQDISVRAKVARADLGALGLLGTPLVVATTADVQIRGVQLDSLLGHAYLRHSRFTLNGRRLALDTLDVVSTRSRSNERQVSLRSEALNASAAGTFSTAAVVQDIQTLVAEYRLNFESNAAATAAYYQRKRQRPLATYEVNFLVKLKRANPVIQLFMPELAVADGSRFDGSFRSGETSIFQFGGHLDSLRYGPVFTVDNNLDFTTSKLPYRPEVLAQASVTSARQELPTLGSTNGFVLEGVWDQQKINFSTSLAQTGTTNRAAINGSLAFLPRAVEVVFRQSGVHILDKEWTIAADNSVRISDYGRAFDVKNLTLSNGSQFIGAQGFISPDASKPPLQLTIRDFQLATLNGLSSQKLGGRMNATGTVRGVYGPLALSTTLAVDTLTYQGTLIGQVKGTGAWDDRLGRLGVDLDVAREGQSVLTVGGYVAPGSADQQLNLTGTLNDAPVVLAQPFLGSLMRDLSGTGRGTLWLTGQFGAPNLVGAVDVSNGRFTFGYLGTTYTFADRISFTLNDISFHEIKLRDPLGNQGVVDGVITHHQFQDMRLNIAANFRKMQVLNTTRRDNDLYFGTAYATGTARVTGPTDDLSIVVQATSEAGTRLSLPLDNAAKAEKASYIKFVNHNVADTVRTKKIPIAATDKVDLSGIKLDFNLTVTPDAYLEILLDESTGDVIRGTATGQLRLNIDTRGDFNMYGQVEIVRGAYNFTLQGLVNKEFVVRPGGVISWNGDPLAGEMNVTATYTQRTSLAPVLGGSSNAAAVVPVTAVMTLTGPLLLPAIKLGLEFNDAPGTLQGDLASFTTSLRNDEQELNRQVFSLLVFKQLAPIGAFTQLSIRGQDNTVQNSLGQILSTQLGLLTSQIDQNLEIDFNINGLTADQLQALQVRLSYSLLGGRLRVTREGGFTSNAGLATPGNTSSALANSSGQASLLGDLSLEYYLRPDGKFRAKLRYETTPRDLETINQPRAGLSLLHTEQFDSFGELFSRKNPRASERNTQRARESKQVLSVENDPRTAL, from the coding sequence TTGAAGCTGCTGCTGGGCCTCGTGGGCCTGGCCGTGCTGCTGCTGCTGGGGGCCCTGCTGGCGCTGCGCGTGCCCTCGGTGCAAACGCGGGTGGCGCACCGTATCACAACTATTCTCAGCGAGAAGCTGGGCCAGCGGGTGGAAATCGGGCGGGTAGACATCCGGCCGTTTTCGCGGGTGGTGCTGGAGGGCGTGCGGGTGCTGGACCGCCGCGGCTCAGAGCTGTTCAGCATTGGCGAGGCCGACGCCGACATTGCCCTGTTTTCGGTGTTCGACCCGCGCCACCTGCACGTGGGCCAGCTGATTCTCAACGAGCCGCGCTTTGCGCTGCGCAACCTGCCCGGCCAGCCCGACACCACCACGCTCAGCCAATTCCTATCCGCCGTGCGCCGGCTCACGGGCCCCGGCGACAGCACGAAATCGGCGCCGTTCGACTTTCGGATTGCCACCATCGGCCTGCGCAACGGGCAGTTCATCCTGGACAAGGCCGACGAGCCGCGCCAGCCCCATTACGGCCGCAGCGTAGACTACGCCCACATGCAGGTCGACAGCATCTATGCCGACATTTCGCAGCTGCGGCTGGGCGATACGCTGGCGCTGCAAATCCGGGGCCTGCGGGCCGTGGAAACCCCTTCCCAAACCCACCTGCGCGAACTGACCGCGCTGATGCACTACGGGCCCCACTTCTGGCAGTTCGACGGCTTGCGCCTGGCTGTGGGCCGTAGCCAATTATCGGATTACCTGCGGTTTGACTACCGGGTGTTTGGCAATTTTGCGGACTTCAACGATTCGATGAAGGTGACCACGCGGCTGCATAGGGCCCAGGTTTTTTCGAGCGACATTGCTAAGTTTGCCCCCGCCCTAGCCACGCTCAACGAGTCCGTTATCCTGTCGGGCGACGCCACGGGCTACGTGCGCGACTTCAAAATTGCCAACCTTGACGTGCGCTACGGCCGCGGTACCCACCTGGTGGCCCGCCGCGCCGCCGCCACCAACCTGCCCCGCTATAAGGAGAGCTTCCTTGATTTGCGCTTGCTGCCCTCGCAGGTGCTGACCAGCGACCTGGCCCACTGGCTTCCGAAGGACGCTAACACCCTGGTGCAGCGCCTGGGCCGAGTGCAGCTCAATGGGCAGTTCCTGGGCTTTTACAACGACTTTGTGGCCGATGCTTCCTTTAATACGGCCCTGGGCCAGGTGGCCACCGACCTGAACCTTAAGACGAAAACCGATTTCTCGCACGCCGCCTACTCGGGCCACGTGCGCTCGACGGATTTCCAGCTCGGCAAGTTCATCGGCAACCAGGACGTGATTCGGGACGTGACCGTGGACGGGCAGGTGAGTGGCGTGGGCTTTGTGCCGCCCATTGCCCGGGGCCACGCCCAGGCCACCGTGGCCCGCGTGTGGCTGAACGGCTACCGCTACCGCAACCTGACGCTGAACGGCAACTTCCAGGACCGCGCCTTTGCCGGCCACATCAGCGCCGACGACCCCAATTTGCGCCTGACGGCCGACGGCCGCATCGACCTCGACCGCGCCCACCAGGACATCAGCGTGCGGGCCAAAGTGGCGCGCGCCGACCTGGGGGCCCTGGGCCTGCTGGGCACGCCGCTGGTGGTGGCCACCACCGCCGACGTGCAGATACGGGGCGTGCAGCTCGACTCGCTGCTGGGCCACGCCTACCTGCGCCACTCGCGCTTCACCCTCAACGGCCGCCGCCTGGCCCTGGACACCTTGGATGTGGTGAGCACCCGCTCCCGTAGCAATGAGCGGCAGGTGAGCCTGCGCTCGGAGGCGCTGAACGCCAGCGCGGCCGGCACGTTCAGCACCGCGGCCGTGGTACAGGATATTCAAACGCTGGTGGCCGAGTACCGCCTCAACTTTGAGAGCAACGCCGCGGCCACGGCGGCCTACTACCAGCGCAAGCGCCAGCGCCCGCTGGCCACCTACGAGGTCAATTTTCTGGTGAAGCTGAAGCGCGCCAACCCCGTGATTCAGCTATTTATGCCCGAGCTGGCGGTGGCCGACGGCAGCCGGTTCGACGGCTCGTTCCGCAGTGGCGAAACGTCGATTTTCCAGTTTGGGGGCCACCTCGACAGCCTGCGCTACGGCCCGGTGTTCACGGTGGATAACAACCTGGACTTTACCACCTCCAAACTGCCATACAGGCCCGAAGTGCTTGCCCAGGCCAGCGTCACGTCGGCCCGGCAGGAGCTGCCCACGCTGGGGTCCACCAACGGCTTCGTACTGGAAGGCGTGTGGGACCAGCAGAAAATTAACTTCTCGACCTCGCTGGCCCAGACCGGCACCACCAACCGGGCGGCCATCAACGGCTCGCTGGCCTTTTTGCCGCGGGCGGTGGAGGTGGTATTCCGCCAATCGGGCGTGCACATCCTGGACAAGGAGTGGACCATTGCGGCCGATAACTCGGTGCGGATTTCGGACTACGGCCGGGCCTTCGACGTGAAGAATCTGACGCTGAGCAACGGCTCTCAATTCATTGGGGCCCAGGGCTTCATCTCGCCCGATGCCAGCAAGCCGCCCTTGCAGCTCACCATCCGCGACTTTCAGCTGGCCACCCTCAACGGCCTCTCTTCCCAAAAGCTGGGGGGCCGCATGAACGCGACGGGCACGGTGCGCGGCGTGTACGGGCCCCTGGCCCTGAGCACTACCCTGGCCGTGGACACCCTCACCTACCAGGGCACGCTGATTGGGCAGGTGAAGGGCACGGGGGCCTGGGACGACCGCCTCGGCCGCCTGGGCGTAGACCTGGATGTGGCCCGCGAAGGGCAGTCGGTGCTGACGGTGGGCGGCTACGTGGCCCCGGGCAGCGCCGATCAGCAGCTCAACCTGACGGGCACGCTAAACGACGCGCCGGTGGTGCTGGCCCAGCCCTTTCTGGGCTCGCTGATGCGCGACCTGAGCGGCACCGGGCGCGGCACGCTCTGGCTTACGGGCCAGTTTGGGGCCCCCAACCTGGTGGGCGCCGTGGACGTGAGCAACGGCCGCTTCACCTTTGGCTATCTGGGCACCACGTACACCTTTGCCGACCGCATCAGCTTCACGCTGAACGACATCTCGTTCCACGAAATCAAACTGCGCGACCCGCTGGGCAACCAGGGCGTGGTAGACGGCGTGATTACCCACCACCAGTTCCAGGACATGCGCCTGAACATTGCGGCCAACTTCCGCAAGATGCAGGTGCTGAACACCACCCGTAGAGACAACGACCTGTACTTCGGCACGGCCTACGCCACCGGCACGGCCCGCGTGACGGGGCCCACCGACGACCTTTCCATCGTAGTGCAGGCCACGAGCGAGGCCGGCACTCGCCTCTCGCTACCCCTCGACAACGCTGCTAAAGCCGAGAAAGCCAGCTACATCAAGTTCGTCAACCACAACGTGGCCGATACGGTGCGGACCAAGAAAATACCGATTGCGGCCACCGATAAAGTGGACCTGTCGGGTATCAAGCTCGACTTTAACCTGACCGTGACGCCGGACGCCTACCTGGAGATTTTGCTCGACGAGAGCACCGGCGACGTGATTCGCGGCACGGCGACCGGGCAGTTACGCCTGAACATCGACACGCGCGGCGACTTCAATATGTACGGCCAGGTGGAGATTGTCCGGGGGGCCTACAACTTCACCTTGCAGGGCCTGGTGAACAAGGAGTTCGTGGTGCGGCCGGGCGGCGTCATTTCCTGGAACGGCGACCCGCTGGCCGGCGAAATGAACGTGACGGCTACCTACACCCAGCGCACCTCGCTGGCCCCGGTGCTGGGCGGTAGCTCCAACGCCGCCGCCGTGGTACCGGTCACGGCCGTGATGACGCTGACGGGGCCCCTGCTGCTGCCGGCCATCAAGCTGGGGCTGGAGTTCAACGACGCGCCGGGTACCTTGCAGGGCGATTTGGCCTCTTTTACCACCTCGCTGCGCAACGACGAGCAGGAGCTGAACCGACAGGTTTTTAGCCTGCTGGTTTTCAAGCAGCTGGCTCCAATCGGCGCGTTTACGCAGCTATCCATCCGGGGCCAGGACAATACGGTGCAGAACTCGCTGGGCCAGATTTTGAGCACCCAGCTCGGGCTGCTGACCTCGCAGATTGACCAGAACCTGGAAATCGACTTCAACATCAACGGCCTCACCGCCGACCAGCTCCAGGCCCTGCAAGTGCGCCTGAGCTACTCGCTGCTGGGGGGCCGCCTGCGCGTGACGCGCGAGGGCGGCTTCACGAGCAATGCCGGCCTGGCCACGCCAGGCAACACCAGCAGCGCGCTGGCCAACTCGTCGGGCCAGGCCTCGCTACTCGGCGACCTGAGCCTGGAGTATTACCTGCGGCCCGACGGGAAGTTCCGCGCCAAGCTGCGCTACGAAACCACGCCCCGCGACCTGGAAACCATCAACCAGCCCCGCGCCGGCCTCTCGCTACTCCACACCGAGCAGTTCGACTCGTTCGGGGAGCTGTTCAGCCGCAAAAACCCGCGGGCCAGCGAGCGCAATACCCAGCGGGCCCGCGAAAGCAAGCAGGTGCTGAGCGTGGAAAACGACCCCCGCACTGCGCTGTAA
- the truB gene encoding tRNA pseudouridine(55) synthase TruB, whose product MKNDFEKANSQQLSADGIEISANSLEEGVVLLFDKPLTWSSFDGVRKLKNALRIRKVGHAGTLDPLATGLLILCTGKKTKEIDQIQAQEKEYTGTFRLGQTTPSFDLETAVDAEGPYAHLTDADIQAAAAQFVGEIQQTPPLYSAVKIDGQRAYELARKGQTAEIKAKTVTIKTFELTRIALPEVDFRVVCSKGTYIRSLARDLGAALGAGAHLTGLRRTRIGAYRVEDALTLADVQALAPPRPEGPASEARPRRGGPRPARAGLDFYAAQQAAGAPTEGTE is encoded by the coding sequence ATGAAGAACGACTTTGAAAAAGCTAACAGCCAGCAGCTATCAGCTGATGGCATAGAAATATCAGCTAACAGCTTAGAAGAAGGGGTCGTCCTGCTCTTCGATAAACCCCTCACCTGGTCGTCGTTCGACGGCGTGCGCAAGCTGAAAAACGCGCTGCGCATCCGCAAAGTCGGCCACGCCGGCACCCTCGACCCCCTGGCCACCGGCCTGCTCATCCTCTGCACGGGCAAGAAAACCAAGGAGATCGACCAGATTCAGGCGCAGGAAAAGGAGTACACCGGCACCTTTCGCCTCGGCCAAACCACGCCCAGCTTCGACCTTGAAACCGCCGTGGACGCCGAGGGCCCCTACGCCCACCTCACCGACGCCGACATCCAGGCCGCCGCCGCGCAGTTTGTGGGCGAAATCCAGCAAACGCCGCCGCTGTATTCGGCCGTGAAGATTGACGGCCAGCGCGCCTACGAGCTGGCCCGCAAGGGCCAGACGGCCGAAATCAAGGCCAAGACCGTCACCATCAAAACATTCGAGCTAACGCGCATTGCGCTGCCCGAAGTGGATTTCCGAGTAGTATGCTCGAAGGGGACCTACATTCGCAGCCTGGCCCGCGACCTGGGCGCTGCCCTGGGCGCGGGGGCCCACCTCACGGGGCTGCGGCGCACCCGCATCGGCGCGTATCGGGTGGAGGACGCCCTCACGCTGGCCGACGTGCAGGCCCTGGCCCCGCCCCGCCCCGAGGGCCCCGCCAGCGAGGCGCGCCCCCGCCGCGGGGGCCCCCGCCCGGCCCGCGCCGGCCTCGATTTTTACGCCGCCCAGCAAGCCGCCGGGGCCCCTACTGAAGGGACCGAGTAG
- a CDS encoding carboxypeptidase-like regulatory domain-containing protein produces MMNILRLFLVSCFCLGTLGAARAQGKLSGVVQDSVTHEPLAFSSVFLANTTLGVTTNELGRFEFAKVPTGTYSVVGSYVGYRLAKQVVTITSTPQQITLVLAATGNQLAEVVVESTPNDPKDYQKFMDQFLGRTAFSDQSHIVNPKDVIVNYDDSTKDLTARSRKFVQIDNDALGYHVKYYGLRFSSNDEDGSLSFYGEPVFEEMTPRDERQQRQWAANRATAYNGSFNHFLKSVYDNRVAAEGFLTQHVRVVVNNRFELTDSLRRTLLTQRPNGQFSKAEKDSLTKWNRAAPVTATVYPEALPIDSIRRVSADGQHVYLRFTGELQVAHFGEAPDPKYGRPMSPLGATAKPYPTLRQVSRLRLQGHEAEIQSNGSLINPFDVSAGEYWGFEKIGEFLPLNYVPPIAAAPAPAAAPVRSTTPTRSATPTRSAASTRP; encoded by the coding sequence ATGATGAATATTTTGCGGTTATTTTTAGTGAGCTGCTTTTGCCTGGGGACCCTGGGTGCGGCCCGGGCCCAGGGTAAACTCAGCGGCGTGGTGCAGGACTCGGTGACGCACGAGCCGCTGGCGTTTTCGAGCGTATTTCTGGCCAACACCACGCTGGGAGTCACCACCAACGAGCTGGGCCGGTTTGAGTTTGCCAAGGTGCCGACGGGCACGTACAGCGTGGTAGGCTCGTACGTGGGCTACCGCCTGGCCAAGCAGGTAGTCACCATCACCAGCACCCCGCAGCAGATTACGCTGGTGCTGGCTGCCACCGGCAACCAGCTGGCCGAAGTGGTGGTCGAATCGACCCCTAACGACCCCAAGGACTACCAGAAATTTATGGACCAATTCCTGGGCCGCACCGCATTTTCGGATCAGTCGCACATCGTGAACCCCAAGGACGTCATCGTGAACTACGACGACTCGACCAAGGACCTGACGGCCCGCTCGCGCAAGTTTGTGCAGATTGACAACGACGCCCTGGGCTACCACGTGAAGTATTACGGCCTGCGCTTCAGCAGCAACGACGAGGACGGCTCACTGAGCTTTTATGGCGAGCCGGTGTTTGAGGAAATGACCCCGCGCGACGAGCGCCAGCAGCGCCAGTGGGCCGCCAACCGCGCCACGGCTTACAACGGCTCGTTCAACCACTTCCTGAAAAGCGTGTACGATAACCGCGTGGCGGCCGAAGGCTTCCTCACCCAGCACGTACGCGTGGTGGTGAACAACCGCTTCGAACTGACCGACAGCCTGCGCCGCACCCTGCTCACCCAGCGCCCCAACGGCCAGTTCAGCAAGGCCGAGAAGGACTCGCTGACCAAGTGGAACCGGGCCGCGCCAGTAACGGCCACGGTGTATCCCGAGGCGCTGCCCATCGACAGCATCCGCCGGGTATCGGCCGATGGCCAGCACGTGTATTTGCGCTTCACAGGCGAGCTGCAAGTGGCCCACTTCGGAGAGGCCCCCGACCCCAAGTACGGCCGGCCCATGTCGCCGCTGGGGGCCACGGCCAAGCCCTACCCCACCCTGCGGCAGGTGTCGCGGCTGCGGCTGCAAGGCCACGAGGCGGAAATCCAGTCCAACGGCTCGCTGATAAACCCGTTCGACGTGTCGGCTGGCGAGTACTGGGGATTTGAGAAAATAGGTGAATTTTTGCCACTTAATTACGTGCCGCCCATTGCGGCGGCGCCCGCGCCGGCGGCGGCGCCCGTCCGTTCCACCACTCCCACTCGTTCCGCCACCCCTACGCGTTCTGCCGCATCCACCCGCCCATGA